In Gadus morhua chromosome 2, gadMor3.0, whole genome shotgun sequence, a single window of DNA contains:
- the limd2 gene encoding LIM domain-containing protein 2 isoform X1 yields MDNRSATEEKPVQRSKSPLQSFSFKTQREVCTSCDKTVYPMERLVANNQIFHAICFCCKHCNAKLSLGSYAALSGEFYCKPHFQQLFKSRGNYDEGFGRKQHKELWSGGKESETITKTA; encoded by the exons ATG gacaaCAGAAGCGCGACAGAAGAGAAACCGGTGCAGCGATCAAAG TCTCCTCTTCAGTCTTTCAGCTTTAAGACCCAGAGGGAGGTGTGCACGTCATGTGACAAGACGGTGTATCCCATGGAGAGATTGGTGGCCAACAACCAGATCTTCCATGCCATCTGCTTCTGCTGTAAGCACTGTAACGCCAAACTCAG CCTGGGCTCCTACGCGGCACTGTCGGGAGAGTTCTACTGCAAGCCGCACTTCCAGCAGCTGTTCAAGAGCCGGGGCAACTATGACGAGGGCTTCGGCCGCAAGCAGCACAAGGAGCTGTGGTCAGGAGGCAAGGAGTCTGAGACCATCACCAAGACAGCGTAG
- the limd2 gene encoding LIM domain-containing protein 2 isoform X2 translates to MDNRSATEEKPVQRSKSFSFKTQREVCTSCDKTVYPMERLVANNQIFHAICFCCKHCNAKLSLGSYAALSGEFYCKPHFQQLFKSRGNYDEGFGRKQHKELWSGGKESETITKTA, encoded by the exons ATG gacaaCAGAAGCGCGACAGAAGAGAAACCGGTGCAGCGATCAAAG TCTTTCAGCTTTAAGACCCAGAGGGAGGTGTGCACGTCATGTGACAAGACGGTGTATCCCATGGAGAGATTGGTGGCCAACAACCAGATCTTCCATGCCATCTGCTTCTGCTGTAAGCACTGTAACGCCAAACTCAG CCTGGGCTCCTACGCGGCACTGTCGGGAGAGTTCTACTGCAAGCCGCACTTCCAGCAGCTGTTCAAGAGCCGGGGCAACTATGACGAGGGCTTCGGCCGCAAGCAGCACAAGGAGCTGTGGTCAGGAGGCAAGGAGTCTGAGACCATCACCAAGACAGCGTAG
- the ddx42 gene encoding ATP-dependent RNA helicase DDX42 gives MNWNKGGPSGKRGFGFGGFALGGLGAGGGGGGGGKKEEPRLPHNSHTSFVPAGSASGYGKNQQLPSFYKIGTKRANFDEENAYFEDDEEEAGSGVDLPYIPAENSPTRQQMQPGGGSDSEDDPLDAFMAEVESQAAKDMRKLEEKEKEKNADKGIRDDIEEEDEQEAYFRYMAENPNAGLSLEDEDDQIDYDSDGNPIPPTTKKIILPLPPIDHSEIDYPPFERNFYNEHEELHGLNAIQVSELRHKLNLRVSGAVPPKPSTSFAHFGFDEQLMHQIRKSEYTKPTPIQCQGVPIALAGRDMIGIAKTGSGKTAAFIWPMLVHIMDQKELEPGDGPIAIIVCPTRELCQQIHTECKRFGKAYSLRSVAVYGGGSMWEQAKALQEGAEIVVCTPGRLIDHVKKKATSLQRVSYLVFDEADRMFDMGFEYQVRSVASHVRPDRQTLLFSATFRKKIERLARDILTDPIRVVQGDIGEANEDVTQVVEMLLGGAEKWNWLTRRLVEFTSSGSVLIFVTKKANCDELAANLIQEGHSLGLLHGDMDQSERNKVIADFKKQNLPVLVATDVAARGLDIPSIRTVVNYDVARDIDTHTHRIGRTGRAGEKGVAYTLLTNKDTSFAGDLVRNLEGANQSVSKELMDLAMQNPWFRKSRFKGGKGKKMNIGGGGLGYRERPGLGADSGERSGGLFSSSGGYEGYGKPPTGAMGDRMTAMKTAFQAQYKNHFVAASGISPKLTTKSNSSSGWTSAGSLSSVPTEAADGPDRSRGAGSSMAPPPPFAVGTKMAGFASAGSLSTVPSSPGSYPPPPAPASPRDAPRDRHSATADDRGRYGDEDRGRYGDEDRSRYGDEDKGRHGDYDRGRYGEEDKGRQGDDDRGRYGDGHSRHGDRGDRHSGGERERHGDRDRQGDRDRDRHGDRDRHGSARHGEGRNGDEGRRDRDDWRSDREGGDKPAGLEARPAGGEPRPAGGEPKGEGGEDSFAMPDPPKRKKSRWDN, from the exons atgaactggaaTAAAGGTGGGCCAAGTGGCAAGCGAGGTTTTGGGTTCGGGGGGTTTGCTCTCGGGGGACTGGGAgccggaggaggcggaggtggaggagggaaaaAAGAAGAGCCCAGGCTGCCCCACAACTCCCACACGTCGTTCGTTCCGGCAGGATCCGCTAGTGGATACGGCAAGAACCAGCAGCTCCCCTCGTTTTACAAAATCGGAACCAAAAGAGCAAATTTCGACGAAGAGAATGC GTATTTTGaagatgacgaggaggaggctgggagcGGTGTGGATCTGCCGTACATACCGGCCGAGAACTCCCCGACCAGGCAGCAGATGCAGCCGGGCGGGGGCTCCGACAGCGAGGACGACCCCCTGGATGCTTTCATGGCAGAGGTTGAG AGCCAAGCCGCCAAAGACATGAggaagctggaggagaaggaaaaggagaagAACGCTGACAA GGGTATTCGCGATGACattgaagaagaagatgaacaA GAGGCTTATTTCCGCTACATGGCAGAGAACCCCAACGCGGGCCTGAgtctggaggacgaggacgaccaAATCGACTACGACAGCGATGGCAACCCCATCCCTCCGACCACGAAGAAGATCATCTTGCCGCTCCCGCCCATAGACCACTCGGAG ATTGACTATCCGCCGTTCGAGAGGAACTTCTACAACGAGCACGAAGAGCTCCACGGCCTGAACGCCATCCAGGTGTCGGAGCTCAGACACAAGCTGAACCTGCGG GTGTCCGGGGCCGTCCCACCCAAGCCGTCCACGAGCTTCGCCCACTTTGGGTTTGACGAGCAGCTCATGCACCAGATTCGGAAGTCGGAGTACACGAAGCCCACTCCTATTCAGTGCCAG GGCGTGCCCATAGCGCTGGCCGGTCGAGACATGATCGGCATCGCCAAGACGGGCAGCGGTAAGACGGCGGCCTTCATCTGGCCCATGCTGGTGCACATCATGGACCAGAAGGAGCTGGAGCCCGGAGACGGCCCCATCGCCATCATCGTGTGCCCCACCAGGGAGCTGTGTCAGCAG ATCCACACGGAGTGCAAGCGCTTCGGGAAGGCCTACTCCCTGCGCTCAGTGGCAGTGTACGGCGGGGGCAGCATGTGGGAGCAGGCCAAAGCTCTGCAGGAGGGGGCCGAGATCGTGGTCTGCACCCCG gGCCGGCTGATCGACCACGTGAAGAAGAAGGCCACATCGCTGCAGAGGGTCTCCTACCTGGTGTTCGACGAGGCCGACCGCATGTTCGACATGGGCTTCG AGTATCAAGTGAGATCCGTCGCGAGCCACGTCcgtccagacagacaga ctcTCCTGTTCAGCGCCACCTTCCGCAAGAAGATCGAGAGGCTGGCCCGCGACATCCTGACGGACCCCATTCGTGTGGTGCAGGGGGATATCGGCGAG GCCAACGAGGACGTGACCCAGGTGGTGGAGATGCTGCTGGGCGGGGCGGAGAAGTGGAACTGGCTGACCCGGCGGCTGGTGGAGTTCACCTCGTCGGGCTCGGTGCTCATCTTCGTCACCAAGAAGGCCAACTGCGACGAGCTGGCTGCCAACCTGATCCAGGAGGGCCACAGCCTGGGTCTCCTGCACGGGGACATGGACCAGAGCGAGAGAAACAAGGTCATCGCCGACTTCAAGAAGCAGAACCTGCCCGTCCTGGTGGCCACCGACGTGGCGG CTCGTGGTCTCGACATCCCGTCCATCCGCACCGTGGTGAATTACGACGTGGCGAGAGACAtcgacacgcacacgcacaggatCGGCCGAACCGGTCGCGCCGGAGAGAAGGGTGTGGCTTACACCCTCCTGACCAATAAGGATACGTCATTCGCCGGGGACCTCGTCCGGAACCTAGAAGGGGCCAATCAGAGCGTTTCGAAGGAGCTGATGGACTTGGCCATGCAG AACCCCTGGTTCAGGAAGTCCCGCTTCAAGGGCGGCAAGGGGAAGAAGATGAACATCGGAGGCGGCGGTCTGGGCTACCGGGAGCGGCCGGGCCTGGGGGCCGACAGCGGG GAGCGCAGCGGAGGTCTGTTCTCGTCCTCCGGGGGCTACGAGGGCTACGGCAAACCCCCCACGGGCGCCATGGGCGACCGCATGACTGCCATGAAGACGGCCTTCCAG GCCCAGTACAAGAACCACTTTGTGGCCGCGTCGGGCATCTCCCCCAAGCTCACCACCAAGTCCAACAGCTCCTCGGGCTGGACCAGCGCCGGCAGCCTGAGCTCGGTGCCCACGGAGGCCGCCGACGGGCCGGACCGCTCCCGGGGGGCCGGCTCCTCCatggcccccccgccgccgttcGCCGtgggaaccaagatggccggcTTCGCCAGCGCGGGCTCGCTGAGCACGGTGCCCAGCAGCCCAGGCagctaccctcccccccccgccccggcgTCACCGCGGGACGCCCCCCGAGACCGCCACTCCGCCACCGCCGACGACAGGGGTCGCTACGGCGACGAGGACAGGGGTCGTTACGGCGACGAGGACAGGAGTCGCTACGGCGATGAGGACAAAGGTCGCCACGGAGACTACGACCGGGGTCGCTACGGAGAGGAGGATAAAGGTCGTCAAGGAGACGACGACAGGGGTCGCTACGGAGACGGCCACTCCAGGCACGGCGACAGGGGCGATCGGCACAGCGGCGGGGAGCGGGAACGCCACGGGGACCGCGATCGGCAAGGAGACCGGGACCGCGATCGCCACGGGGACCGCGATCGCCACGGTAGCGCACGGCACGGCGAGGGCCGCAACGGAGACGAGGGCCGCAGGGACAGAGATGATTGGAGGAGCGACCGGGAGGGCGGGGACAAGCCCGCAGGACTGGAGGCCAGGCCGGCAGGAGGGGAGCCAAGGCCCGCAGGAGGGGAGCccaagggggaagggggggaggacagCTTCGCTATGCCGGACCCCCCGAAGCGCAAGAAGAGCCGGTGGGACAACTGA